One genomic region from Pseudomonas hormoni encodes:
- the glcF gene encoding glycolate oxidase subunit GlcF, translating into MQTTLSETARHLPRAEEAESILRTCVHCGFCNATCPTYQLLGDELDGPRGRIYLIKQVLEGNEVTQKTQQHLDRCLSCRNCETTCPSGVDYHNLLDIGRAVVDAAVPRSIDQRLLREGLRSVVPNPGLFKALVSSGQVFRALLPNTLQAKLPRHVFPSRPRPVTRHARQVLMLEGCVQPSLSPNTNAAAARVLDRLGISVTSSSGAGCCGAVDYHLDAQAAGLDRARRNIDAWWPSIENGAEAIVQTASGCGAFIKDYGHLLERDPAYAEKAKRVSALARDLVEVLSDEPLETLGVHSDQRLAFHCPCTLQHAQKLGGAVEAMLIRLGFNLTAVPDSHLCCGSAGTYSITQPELSRQLRDNKLNALESGHPDVIVTANIGCQSHLDGAGRTPVRHWIELVEAALPSTIPGETP; encoded by the coding sequence ATGCAGACCACCCTGAGCGAAACCGCCCGGCACCTGCCCCGCGCCGAAGAAGCCGAAAGCATCTTGCGCACCTGTGTGCACTGCGGATTCTGCAACGCCACGTGCCCGACTTATCAATTGCTTGGCGATGAACTCGATGGGCCACGGGGCCGAATCTACCTGATCAAACAGGTGCTGGAAGGCAACGAAGTCACGCAGAAAACCCAGCAGCATCTGGACCGTTGCCTGTCCTGCCGCAATTGCGAAACCACCTGCCCCTCCGGGGTCGATTATCACAACTTGCTCGACATCGGCCGCGCAGTGGTCGATGCCGCGGTGCCGCGTTCCATCGACCAACGCCTGTTGCGTGAAGGATTGCGCAGCGTCGTGCCCAACCCGGGACTGTTCAAGGCGCTGGTCAGCAGCGGTCAGGTGTTTCGGGCGCTGCTGCCCAACACCTTGCAGGCCAAGTTGCCTCGCCACGTTTTTCCCTCCAGGCCTCGTCCCGTCACGCGCCACGCGCGCCAGGTGCTGATGCTCGAAGGTTGCGTGCAACCGAGCCTGTCGCCGAACACCAATGCGGCGGCTGCGCGGGTGCTGGATCGCCTGGGCATCAGTGTCACCTCGTCCAGTGGGGCGGGCTGCTGCGGTGCCGTGGATTATCACCTGGACGCGCAGGCCGCCGGCCTCGACCGCGCCCGGCGCAACATCGATGCCTGGTGGCCGAGCATCGAGAACGGCGCCGAGGCCATCGTGCAAACCGCCAGTGGCTGCGGCGCCTTCATCAAGGACTATGGCCATCTGCTGGAACGCGATCCGGCCTATGCCGAGAAGGCGAAAAGGGTCAGTGCGCTGGCCAGGGACCTGGTGGAAGTGCTGAGCGACGAACCGCTGGAAACACTCGGCGTCCACAGCGACCAGCGCCTGGCCTTCCATTGCCCCTGCACCTTGCAACACGCGCAAAAACTCGGCGGCGCGGTGGAAGCAATGCTGATTCGCCTTGGTTTCAACCTCACGGCCGTACCCGACAGCCACTTGTGTTGCGGTTCGGCAGGCACCTATTCGATCACCCAACCCGAACTGTCCCGGCAACTGCGCGACAACAAACTGAACGCGCTGGAAAGCGGACATCCCGACGTCATTGTCACGGCCAATATCGGCTGTCAGTCGCACCTCGACGGTGCCGGCCGAACCCCGGTCCGGCACTGGATCGAACTGGTCGAAGCCGCGCTGCCCTCAACCATCCCCGGAGAAACTCCATGA
- a CDS encoding heme-binding protein, which produces MKSKAILSQAEVSQILAAARTEAQNNQWAVTIVVVDDGGHPLALERLDGCAPISAYIATEKARTSALGRRESKGYEEMVNGGRYAFLSAPLLTSLEGGVPIIVDDQVVGAVGVSGVKAEHDAQVARVGAQCLH; this is translated from the coding sequence ATGAAGAGCAAAGCCATCCTCAGCCAGGCGGAAGTCAGCCAGATCCTCGCGGCCGCACGCACCGAGGCGCAGAACAACCAATGGGCGGTGACCATCGTGGTTGTCGACGACGGCGGCCATCCGCTCGCCCTCGAACGCCTCGACGGTTGCGCGCCCATCAGCGCCTACATCGCTACCGAAAAGGCCCGCACCTCGGCGCTCGGGCGGCGTGAATCCAAAGGTTATGAAGAGATGGTGAACGGTGGGCGCTACGCGTTTTTGTCCGCACCGTTGCTAACGTCACTGGAAGGCGGCGTGCCGATCATCGTTGATGATCAGGTGGTCGGTGCGGTCGGGGTGTCCGGCGTAAAAGCCGAGCACGATGCGCAGGTGGCGAGGGTCGGCGCGCAATGCCTGCATTGA
- a CDS encoding bacteriocin immunity protein, with amino-acid sequence MELKNTLKDYTAPEFQMLVNKIWAVDLPKPDHDRLIKHFDRIVGHPRGADLLFYPTDKSNTNSPEAVVHHVRTWHHQQGMPAFKGEAIPVAKPPVAPLTPLARSQAEVEKIAADVAVSGQVVEEAFGHFELQIRNLQSQKNTRLDIPNQETGMRTLEDAQHEALMAVRKYEFWNMRVAFVQSGAQRSLTYAQSEQVQWQSLVQQINATHDRYTSQLASVSQRHRTLHDEAEALLIAAHQRLIDSRSTTQTVHRISASLYSADKHPDLLLTGGSPALQPSQQTDLLKAIRSAVAEFSWQNSSSEPDTGNQRAAVLNFAFSSRADTQLFGVSVPLSELLPIEGQDWQHWAANQAEVDVPFRMSTAAVPDKPGKMFQGLREIKTLLQVYVTACGGCRSISGVRVRAVKQDRHWNSFSFSPEGSSAVAVHWTAPISLETGPDATPTQQRRVGFVQSARVPAFETNAEQAHDRFDDYILVFPVESGLDPLYIVFNRPAQ; translated from the coding sequence ATGGAACTTAAAAACACACTCAAGGATTACACCGCGCCAGAATTCCAGATGCTGGTCAACAAAATCTGGGCCGTTGACCTACCGAAACCGGACCATGACCGACTGATCAAGCATTTCGACCGGATCGTGGGTCATCCCCGAGGGGCCGATTTGCTGTTCTACCCCACGGACAAGTCGAACACCAACAGTCCGGAAGCCGTTGTCCACCACGTCAGGACATGGCATCACCAACAAGGAATGCCCGCATTCAAAGGCGAGGCCATTCCTGTTGCCAAACCACCCGTTGCGCCGCTAACCCCTTTGGCCAGGAGCCAGGCCGAGGTCGAAAAAATCGCGGCGGATGTGGCTGTCTCAGGACAGGTTGTTGAAGAGGCTTTCGGTCATTTCGAGCTACAGATCAGAAACCTTCAAAGTCAAAAGAACACCCGTCTGGACATTCCCAATCAGGAAACCGGCATGCGCACCCTGGAAGATGCTCAGCATGAAGCACTGATGGCCGTCAGAAAGTATGAGTTCTGGAATATGAGAGTGGCGTTTGTCCAAAGCGGCGCTCAGCGAAGCCTGACTTATGCGCAATCCGAGCAAGTGCAATGGCAGAGCCTTGTGCAGCAGATCAACGCCACCCATGATCGCTACACCTCACAGCTGGCAAGCGTTTCCCAACGACATCGCACTCTGCATGATGAAGCGGAAGCATTGTTGATAGCGGCGCATCAACGCTTGATTGATTCGCGCAGTACTACCCAAACGGTGCACAGGATCAGCGCTTCTCTCTATTCTGCCGATAAACATCCCGATCTTTTACTGACTGGCGGTTCGCCGGCGCTGCAGCCATCTCAGCAGACGGATCTGCTTAAAGCGATACGCTCGGCTGTTGCCGAGTTTTCCTGGCAGAACAGCTCAAGCGAACCGGACACAGGGAACCAGCGTGCCGCCGTATTGAACTTCGCCTTTTCCAGTCGGGCAGACACTCAGCTTTTCGGTGTCAGCGTGCCGTTGTCCGAACTTCTGCCCATCGAAGGGCAGGATTGGCAACACTGGGCGGCGAACCAGGCCGAGGTCGATGTACCTTTTCGCATGAGCACTGCGGCAGTCCCCGACAAACCCGGCAAAATGTTCCAGGGTTTGCGCGAGATCAAAACGTTGTTGCAGGTTTACGTCACGGCTTGCGGAGGCTGTCGTTCGATCTCTGGTGTCAGGGTCAGAGCGGTAAAGCAGGATCGGCACTGGAACAGTTTCAGTTTTTCTCCTGAGGGATCTTCTGCCGTCGCTGTCCACTGGACTGCGCCGATTTCCCTTGAAACCGGTCCGGATGCAACACCCACCCAACAGCGTCGTGTGGGGTTTGTTCAGTCCGCGCGAGTGCCGGCATTTGAGACCAATGCAGAGCAGGCGCATGACCGGTTTGACGACTACATCCTGGTATTCCCGGTCGAGTCAGGGCTTGACCCGCTTTACATCGTTTTCAACCGACCTGCGCAGTAG
- a CDS encoding bacteriocin immunity protein: MIFKERLEDYTEAEFLAFLQGFSIFPEGLHGKALEAHLDRLLEHFLVVTEHPDGSDVIFYPKEGQEDSPEGILKEVKEWRAANNKPGFKQE; encoded by the coding sequence ATGATCTTTAAAGAGCGATTAGAGGACTACACCGAAGCGGAGTTTTTGGCTTTCCTGCAAGGATTTAGCATCTTTCCCGAGGGGCTTCACGGTAAAGCCTTGGAGGCTCACCTGGATCGTCTTCTTGAACATTTTTTGGTCGTTACGGAGCACCCGGATGGTTCCGACGTCATCTTCTACCCAAAGGAAGGCCAGGAAGACAGTCCCGAAGGCATCCTGAAAGAAGTAAAGGAATGGCGTGCAGCCAATAACAAACCAGGATTCAAACAGGAATAG
- a CDS encoding S-type pyocin domain-containing protein: MAQRFNDGTSGDVVIRSGPPASGGGGGWGGGGGSGGNRVGASGVTSGPSKNTKEARKRAKEELQRAQAEQAAQALAAAAQAREQARIYARNQLLAQFTQLQNVTRAEIDRSFAARAEQSASSLENEISAAKRHHAGDLSERWQLYLITKDKNEIDGLIARKTAELNDKNALARSFDGHDPLARTADDYQARLGQFGDALTGGHQLWESAYNAAHEARLLPAQIDALNEKSNVLANHHAEQTIVWREREALWERHRQHAEQRDARIRFKQQVDEDARLERVRQANTFQLPATSSALSAGVLPSHGGEWVDTDKLVIAVSRAVTALGSVAATLTVGQTAIFMAGIAYPSELGNGELTPEQRLRLSDAVAVPAQALELHDPQEMRAAADAGGSVEVEYRLKPVVTPEGTAIVVAATGGDIDSRVPVVNAVLDPQTGIYTAEIPGSPTRHVQFTPDATADIASQARLTVTEPQIQDIPTGVDWRIQDCIVCVPGLPPTYLSFNVPAMGTGVVTGAGQPPTTDWWKGASQTAGAAIPSQIGDQVRGREFKSFGAFDEALWRTLGEHSALTQPLDEVNKKRVEQGFAPYAPKSTWVGENREFELRYQERPEFWADPFNLDKISIKTPQSAEGWLGIVPAVVPWPIPPVGTWTPLVPPGNEHLGSTTSPIPFIPPVVYPGNPAIPVLPQNETFPAVDEGEIGASIPGFPGDMELPSSDVLFRDRRDDPGIATGWGSDVSEVWLGDDARGDGAPVPWEIAEQLRWKEFANFHQFRRAFWKAVEMDAELRKQFNSHNLSRMREGLAPYPKLSDQSGGRKTFELHHDLEVAMGGDVYGIDNISVMTPRRHIQLHKERKNHDL; encoded by the coding sequence ATGGCACAACGATTCAACGATGGGACGTCAGGAGACGTTGTCATCAGGTCCGGGCCGCCTGCTTCGGGCGGCGGTGGTGGCTGGGGCGGTGGTGGAGGTTCTGGAGGCAACCGTGTAGGAGCCTCCGGCGTAACCAGTGGTCCCAGCAAAAACACGAAAGAGGCCCGAAAGCGAGCCAAGGAAGAGCTCCAGCGGGCTCAGGCGGAGCAGGCTGCGCAGGCACTGGCCGCCGCTGCGCAAGCCCGGGAGCAGGCACGCATCTATGCGCGCAATCAATTACTCGCACAATTCACCCAGCTTCAAAACGTAACCAGAGCTGAAATTGACCGAAGTTTTGCCGCCAGAGCCGAGCAATCCGCTTCGTCACTCGAAAACGAAATATCGGCAGCAAAACGGCACCATGCTGGCGACTTGAGTGAGCGCTGGCAGCTCTATCTCATCACCAAAGACAAGAACGAAATCGATGGGTTGATCGCCCGAAAAACTGCGGAGCTCAACGACAAAAATGCACTTGCCCGGTCATTCGACGGGCACGATCCACTCGCGCGTACCGCCGACGACTATCAGGCCCGACTCGGGCAGTTCGGCGATGCGCTGACGGGTGGCCATCAACTCTGGGAGAGCGCTTACAACGCGGCTCATGAAGCCCGACTGCTGCCAGCGCAAATCGACGCGCTTAACGAAAAATCCAACGTGCTGGCCAATCACCATGCCGAGCAGACCATCGTCTGGCGTGAGCGGGAGGCACTTTGGGAACGTCATCGACAACACGCCGAGCAGCGAGACGCGCGCATTCGGTTCAAGCAACAGGTTGATGAGGACGCTCGCCTCGAACGGGTCAGGCAGGCCAACACCTTTCAATTACCTGCCACATCGTCAGCGCTATCTGCCGGGGTATTGCCCAGTCACGGCGGTGAATGGGTTGATACCGACAAACTGGTAATAGCCGTTTCCCGTGCAGTCACCGCATTGGGTTCCGTCGCCGCGACGCTCACGGTAGGGCAAACCGCAATCTTCATGGCGGGGATCGCCTATCCCAGCGAACTGGGCAACGGCGAGTTGACACCTGAACAACGACTTCGATTGTCCGATGCCGTCGCCGTTCCGGCTCAAGCCCTGGAACTTCATGACCCTCAAGAGATGCGGGCCGCTGCTGACGCAGGCGGTTCGGTGGAGGTGGAATACCGGCTTAAACCCGTAGTGACACCGGAAGGAACCGCGATCGTTGTCGCCGCGACGGGGGGCGATATCGACTCTCGCGTCCCGGTCGTGAATGCCGTGCTCGACCCGCAGACAGGCATCTATACCGCCGAAATCCCCGGGTCACCCACCCGGCATGTGCAGTTCACCCCTGACGCCACGGCGGACATTGCCAGTCAGGCTCGGCTGACCGTCACGGAGCCGCAGATTCAGGACATCCCGACGGGTGTTGATTGGCGCATCCAGGATTGCATTGTCTGCGTGCCTGGTCTGCCACCGACTTACCTGTCTTTCAACGTTCCGGCCATGGGCACTGGCGTTGTAACCGGAGCCGGTCAACCGCCGACGACTGATTGGTGGAAAGGCGCCAGTCAAACAGCCGGCGCAGCGATCCCGAGTCAGATTGGTGATCAGGTCCGGGGCAGGGAATTCAAGTCGTTCGGGGCGTTCGATGAGGCGTTGTGGCGAACGCTCGGTGAACACTCTGCCCTGACTCAGCCACTCGATGAGGTGAACAAAAAACGAGTCGAACAAGGCTTCGCCCCGTACGCGCCGAAAAGCACTTGGGTGGGTGAAAACCGCGAGTTCGAACTGCGATATCAGGAGCGGCCGGAGTTCTGGGCCGATCCATTCAACCTCGACAAAATCAGCATCAAAACGCCGCAAAGTGCTGAAGGGTGGTTGGGAATCGTACCGGCGGTTGTGCCTTGGCCGATTCCGCCGGTTGGCACCTGGACACCGTTGGTGCCGCCGGGCAATGAGCATCTGGGTTCGACGACATCGCCAATCCCGTTCATTCCACCCGTGGTTTATCCCGGCAACCCGGCCATCCCGGTCCTTCCGCAAAACGAGACATTTCCGGCGGTTGATGAAGGGGAGATTGGTGCGAGTATTCCCGGGTTTCCGGGGGATATGGAACTGCCTTCGTCGGATGTGCTGTTCCGAGACCGACGTGATGACCCCGGCATTGCTACAGGTTGGGGATCCGACGTCTCGGAGGTTTGGCTTGGAGACGATGCGAGGGGAGATGGGGCACCGGTGCCATGGGAAATCGCAGAACAGTTACGGTGGAAGGAGTTTGCTAATTTTCATCAATTCAGGAGAGCGTTCTGGAAGGCGGTAGAAATGGATGCGGAACTACGAAAACAGTTCAATTCCCATAACCTAAGCCGAATGCGCGAGGGGCTGGCTCCATATCCTAAACTTAGCGACCAAAGTGGCGGACGCAAAACTTTCGAACTCCATCATGACCTCGAAGTTGCGATGGGAGGCGATGTCTACGGGATTGATAACATTTCAGTCATGACGCCACGGCGCCATATACAGCTACACAAGGAACGAAAAAATCATGATCTTTAA
- the yghX gene encoding YghX family hydrolase, translating into MTRLTAKDFAPELLELYDYYAHGKINRREFLDRAALFTLGGLTASALLAALSPNYALAEQVEFTDPDIIAEYITYPSPKGNGPVRGYLVRPAKATGKVAAVVVVHENRGLNPYIEDVARRLAKAGFIALAPDGLTSVGGYPGNDDKGRELQATVDPEKLMNDFFAAIEWLMKHDASSGKVGITGFCYGGGVVNAAAVAYPELGAAVSFYGRQADAKDVPRIKAPLMLHYGELDTRINEGWPAYEQALKAAGKTYEAYIYPGANHGFHNDSTPRYDDAAATLAWDRTLGWFRRYLV; encoded by the coding sequence ATGACCCGTCTCACTGCGAAAGACTTCGCCCCGGAACTGCTCGAACTCTACGACTACTACGCCCACGGCAAGATCAACCGGCGCGAATTCCTGGACCGCGCGGCGTTGTTCACCCTGGGTGGTTTGACGGCCAGTGCCTTGCTTGCCGCGCTGAGTCCCAACTACGCGCTGGCCGAGCAGGTGGAGTTCACCGACCCGGACATCATCGCCGAATACATCACCTACCCCTCCCCAAAAGGCAACGGGCCGGTTCGCGGTTATCTGGTGCGCCCTGCCAAAGCCACCGGCAAGGTGGCGGCCGTGGTGGTCGTGCATGAAAATCGCGGGCTCAACCCGTACATCGAGGATGTCGCACGGCGGTTGGCCAAGGCCGGTTTCATCGCGCTCGCGCCCGATGGACTGACCTCGGTGGGCGGCTATCCCGGCAACGATGACAAAGGTCGGGAGCTGCAAGCGACCGTTGACCCTGAAAAGCTCATGAATGATTTTTTCGCCGCCATCGAGTGGCTGATGAAACACGACGCGAGCAGCGGAAAAGTCGGCATCACCGGCTTCTGCTACGGCGGTGGCGTGGTCAATGCCGCGGCGGTGGCCTATCCGGAGCTGGGCGCCGCCGTGTCCTTTTATGGCCGACAGGCAGACGCCAAGGATGTCCCTCGAATCAAGGCACCGTTGATGCTTCATTACGGTGAACTGGACACGCGTATCAACGAAGGATGGCCCGCTTACGAGCAAGCTTTAAAAGCGGCAGGCAAGACTTATGAAGCCTATATCTACCCCGGCGCCAACCACGGTTTCCATAACGACTCCACGCCTCGATACGATGACGCCGCGGCGACACTGGCCTGGGACAGGACGCTGGGGTGGTTTCGGCGTTATCTGGTTTAG
- a CDS encoding glycosyltransferase, whose protein sequence is MSDTDFFSTETPPFSIVLVNYKTIEITRICLDLLRQHLGGSNIPVWVVDNYSADESTEYLRTQDWINLIERTTPGPEHGHIAHGKALDMALERVETDYLFLLHTDTFIFDKNVFSMMLNKCIKDSKVVAVGCVEQLNRGTTRTLWRFSSRLVKHHVRRLKLSLGLRSREPKPYREVYLKSFCTLWNCRLMKKHGMHFLMDDRVPGYTLQDRMNELGYVVELLSARKIFKYLDHIQAGTVAAAGGYATTHRRTKMYNDILERLNNGAGNVSSSHNK, encoded by the coding sequence ATGAGCGACACTGATTTTTTTTCGACAGAGACTCCACCCTTCAGCATTGTTCTGGTCAATTACAAAACCATCGAAATCACCAGAATTTGCCTGGACTTGTTGCGTCAGCACCTGGGCGGCAGCAACATCCCGGTCTGGGTGGTAGATAACTATTCCGCCGATGAAAGCACCGAGTATCTGCGCACACAAGACTGGATCAACCTGATCGAGCGAACCACTCCCGGACCAGAGCACGGTCATATAGCGCATGGCAAAGCACTCGACATGGCGCTGGAACGAGTTGAAACCGACTATTTATTTCTACTGCACACGGATACGTTTATTTTCGACAAAAATGTATTTTCGATGATGTTGAACAAATGCATTAAAGACTCGAAGGTCGTCGCCGTCGGTTGTGTAGAGCAGCTCAACCGCGGCACAACGAGAACTCTCTGGCGCTTTAGCTCACGACTGGTAAAACACCATGTCAGACGCCTGAAACTGTCCCTTGGATTACGTTCAAGAGAGCCAAAGCCCTACAGGGAAGTTTATTTGAAAAGCTTCTGTACCCTATGGAACTGCAGGCTGATGAAGAAGCATGGCATGCATTTCCTGATGGATGATCGCGTACCCGGTTATACCCTTCAGGATCGAATGAACGAGTTGGGCTATGTTGTTGAACTGCTGTCGGCGCGTAAAATATTCAAATACCTCGACCATATCCAGGCCGGCACCGTCGCCGCCGCTGGCGGTTACGCAACGACACATAGACGTACGAAAATGTACAACGACATTCTTGAACGCTTGAACAACGGCGCCGGCAACGTTTCATCATCACACAACAAGTAA
- a CDS encoding 2OG-Fe(II) oxygenase yields MTPITQTLPIAVTPELDFDQHAASSLGQSLASSYTQATPFPHIVIDDFLPQDLIASICSHFPVEPTTNEMLYERGYKGQHKRQISPNECDPYLKTIFNAFNSAPMLQFLEKLTGIDGLIPDPYFTGGGLHETKKGGFLGVHSDFRLNKKLNIERRLNAIIYLNKDWQEAYGGNLELWDVEMKTCLKKVLPVYNRCVIFNTDKDSNHGHPEPLTTPDHVTRRSIALYYYTAATVVADPTQRNKTHYKPRPKDRLSLKYYLNKLIRKKN; encoded by the coding sequence ATGACACCTATTACGCAGACGCTGCCCATCGCCGTTACCCCGGAGCTTGATTTCGACCAGCACGCCGCCAGCTCGTTGGGTCAGTCACTGGCCAGTTCCTACACTCAGGCCACCCCCTTTCCACATATCGTCATCGACGACTTCTTGCCTCAAGATTTGATTGCCAGTATCTGCTCGCACTTTCCCGTCGAGCCGACTACCAACGAAATGCTCTACGAACGCGGCTACAAGGGGCAGCACAAACGGCAAATCAGCCCCAACGAATGTGATCCCTATTTGAAGACGATTTTCAACGCCTTCAACTCGGCACCCATGTTGCAGTTTCTTGAAAAACTCACAGGCATCGACGGCTTGATACCCGACCCCTACTTTACTGGCGGCGGCCTGCATGAAACGAAAAAAGGCGGTTTTCTGGGGGTACATTCGGATTTCAGGCTCAACAAAAAGCTGAATATCGAGCGCAGACTGAATGCCATTATTTACTTGAACAAGGATTGGCAGGAGGCGTATGGCGGCAACCTGGAACTATGGGATGTCGAGATGAAAACCTGCCTTAAAAAAGTCCTGCCTGTTTACAACCGCTGCGTCATTTTCAACACGGACAAAGACAGCAACCACGGCCACCCGGAGCCTTTAACGACGCCGGACCACGTTACGCGCCGGTCCATCGCGCTTTACTATTACACCGCGGCCACCGTGGTGGCCGACCCCACGCAAAGAAACAAGACGCACTACAAGCCAAGGCCCAAGGATCGTTTGAGCCTCAAGTACTACCTCAACAAACTCATCAGGAAAAAGAACTGA
- a CDS encoding aldo/keto reductase: MSHTDGYTRRQILTLAAGATAVLTFDPAFAATAPSKETGGKNMLTRAIPSSNEPLPIVGVGTYRGFDVAPADPAYKNLPSVLSALFEKGGTVIDSSPMYGRAEQTTGELLSIHKPRSPAFLATKVWTRGREEGIAQMEQSFKLLQTDRIDLMQIHNLLDWKTHLPTLRKWKEEGRIRYIGITHYTASAYDEVEAVLKAEPLDFLQINYALDDRGVEKRILPLCRERGVAVICNRPFGGGDLLARLKGKPLPGWAAQVGVTSWPQLALKFLLTHSAVTCVIPGTGNPRYMTENAGAGFGPMLTGAQREQLIDVVG, encoded by the coding sequence ATGAGCCACACTGATGGATACACGCGTCGACAAATACTCACGCTGGCTGCCGGTGCCACGGCGGTGCTCACTTTCGATCCGGCCTTTGCAGCCACCGCGCCGTCGAAGGAAACAGGAGGCAAGAACATGCTGACCCGCGCCATACCTTCCAGCAACGAGCCACTGCCCATTGTCGGCGTGGGCACCTATCGCGGTTTTGATGTCGCGCCTGCCGATCCGGCCTACAAGAACCTGCCCTCCGTCCTCAGCGCGCTGTTCGAAAAGGGCGGGACGGTGATCGACAGCTCGCCCATGTATGGCCGCGCCGAGCAGACCACCGGCGAACTATTGTCGATCCACAAGCCGCGCTCACCGGCGTTTCTGGCGACCAAGGTGTGGACCCGTGGCCGCGAAGAAGGCATCGCGCAGATGGAGCAGTCGTTCAAACTGCTGCAGACCGACCGGATCGACCTGATGCAGATTCACAACCTGCTGGACTGGAAAACCCATTTGCCAACGTTGCGCAAATGGAAGGAAGAAGGGCGCATTCGCTACATCGGCATCACCCATTACACCGCGTCGGCGTATGACGAAGTGGAAGCGGTGCTGAAAGCCGAGCCACTGGATTTTTTGCAGATCAACTATGCGCTGGACGATCGCGGTGTCGAGAAACGCATCCTGCCGCTGTGTCGCGAACGCGGTGTCGCGGTGATCTGTAATCGGCCGTTTGGCGGCGGTGACTTGCTCGCTCGCTTGAAGGGCAAGCCGCTACCGGGCTGGGCCGCGCAAGTGGGCGTCACCAGTTGGCCACAACTGGCGCTCAAGTTTTTGCTGACGCATTCGGCGGTGACCTGCGTCATCCCCGGCACCGGCAACCCGCGCTACATGACGGAGAATGCCGGTGCGGGGTTCGGTCCGATGCTCACGGGGGCGCAGCGCGAGCAGTTGATTGATGTGGTGGGGTAG
- a CDS encoding alpha/beta hydrolase, whose translation MPPTNANRMSRTLMYIVVIVAALYLALCVALFMFQRALIYFPQPAALSTPETLLTLTVADAQLQVTVRPHAGPNALVYFGGNAEDVSRNLPEFSQAFPDHALYLLHYRGFGGSTGSPSEEAISRDAMTLFDKVYDTHPHIAVVGRSLGSGVAVRLASQRPAARLILITPYNSLEDLAIRQYPIFPVKWLLQDKFESWKYAAHISIPTLMLAAEQDEVIPRSSTEKLYEHFAKGVATLKVIPGVGHNSISDSPEYLKLLENGL comes from the coding sequence ATGCCACCCACTAACGCCAACCGAATGTCCCGCACCCTGATGTATATCGTCGTCATCGTTGCCGCGCTGTACCTGGCGCTGTGTGTCGCGCTGTTCATGTTCCAGCGCGCCCTGATCTACTTCCCGCAACCCGCCGCGCTCAGCACGCCCGAAACGCTGCTCACGCTGACAGTGGCAGACGCACAGCTGCAGGTCACCGTCAGACCGCACGCCGGGCCCAATGCATTGGTTTATTTTGGTGGCAACGCCGAGGACGTTTCGCGAAACCTGCCGGAATTCTCCCAGGCGTTCCCCGACCACGCCCTCTATTTGCTGCACTACCGGGGTTTTGGCGGCAGCACCGGGTCGCCTTCCGAGGAGGCGATTTCACGCGATGCCATGACCTTGTTCGACAAGGTCTACGACACCCACCCGCACATTGCAGTGGTGGGTCGCAGCCTCGGTTCGGGCGTCGCCGTGCGCCTCGCGAGCCAGCGTCCGGCCGCGCGGTTGATCCTGATCACGCCCTACAACAGCCTTGAGGATCTCGCCATCCGCCAGTACCCGATTTTCCCGGTGAAATGGCTGCTGCAGGACAAGTTCGAATCGTGGAAATACGCCGCGCATATCTCGATACCGACGCTGATGCTGGCGGCCGAACAGGACGAAGTCATCCCGCGCTCAAGCACGGAAAAGCTCTACGAACATTTCGCCAAAGGTGTGGCCACCCTGAAAGTAATTCCGGGCGTGGGGCACAATTCGATCTCCGACAGCCCCGAGTACTTGAAGCTGCTGGAGAACGGGTTGTAA
- a CDS encoding DMT family transporter, whose protein sequence is MAWSLLGIAGILEIAFAFFMKGSDGFTRLTPGLLAAATGLSSVFLLSLSLRTLPVGTAYAVWTGIGAAGTAILGMAVLGDSTTLLRVLCIVVILGGVIGLKLVSGN, encoded by the coding sequence ATGGCTTGGTCACTGCTTGGCATCGCAGGCATTCTCGAAATCGCCTTCGCCTTCTTCATGAAGGGCTCAGACGGATTTACCCGATTGACCCCCGGACTGCTGGCGGCCGCGACCGGCCTGTCGAGTGTGTTTTTGCTTTCACTGTCGCTGCGAACCCTGCCGGTGGGCACTGCCTATGCGGTGTGGACCGGGATTGGCGCGGCCGGCACCGCCATTTTGGGGATGGCGGTGTTGGGCGACTCCACCACACTGCTGCGGGTGTTGTGCATTGTTGTCATCCTGGGCGGCGTTATCGGCCTCAAACTGGTCTCGGGAAACTGA